A window from Megalops cyprinoides isolate fMegCyp1 chromosome 8, fMegCyp1.pri, whole genome shotgun sequence encodes these proteins:
- the uraha gene encoding 5-hydroxyisourate hydrolase, which yields MHTTRLRRIKDHLLAENQCSDMATPQASPLTTHVLNTAEGVPGARMALSLHRLDSHLAVWNLLTTGTTDDDGRCPGLIAREAFIPGMYKLRFETGQYFEGLGQTCFYPYVEVVFTITDPSQKFHLPLLLSRFSYSTYRGS from the exons ATGCATACAACCCGACTTCGGCGCATCAAGGATCATCTTTTGGCCGAAAATCAG TGTTCAGATATGGCCACACCTCAGGCGAGTCCTCTCACCACTCATGTGCTGAACACAGCAGAAGGTGTTCCAGGAGCCCGAATGGCCCTCAGCCTGCACCGCCTGGATTCACACCTGGCTGTCTGGAACCTGCTCACCACAGG GACCACGGATGATGATGGTCGCTGTCCAGGACTTATCGCCAGAGAAGCTTTCATTCCTGGAATGTACAAGTTGCGATTTGAAACTGGCCAGTATTTTGAGGGTCTGGGTCAGACATGTTTTTACCCATATGTTGAG GTTGTCTTCACCATAACTGATCCAAGTCAGAAGTTTCATTTGCCCCTGCTCCTCAGCCGTTTCTCCTACAGCACCTACAGGGGGAGCTAG
- the pdcd5 gene encoding programmed cell death protein 5 isoform X2 codes for MADEELEAIRRQRMAELQAKHGDPSNDQQGQQEAKQRETEMRNSILAQVLEQSARARLSNLALVKPEKAKAVENYLIQLARSGRLSAKVSEVGLIEILEKVSQQTEKKTTVKFNRRRVMDSDDEDDD; via the exons ATGGCAGACGAAGAGCTCGAGGCAATCAGACGGCAACGTATGGCCGAACTTCAGGCGAAACATGGG GACCCTTCCAATGACCAGCAGGGACAGCAGGAAGCCAAGCAAAG AGAAACTGAAATGAGAAACTCCATTCTTGCTCAAGTTTTAGAACAGTCTGCCCGTGCCAGAT TGAGTAACTTAGCATTGGTGAAGCCAGAGAAAGCCAAAGCTGTGGAGAACTATCTCATCCAATTGGCCCGCTCTGGTCGCCTTTCTGCAAAG GTTTCAGAAGTGGGATTGATAGAGATCCTCGAGAAAGTCAGTCAGCAGACAGAAAAGAAGACAACTGTCAAG ttcaACAGACGGAGGGTGATGGACTCGGACGACGAAGATGATGATTGA
- the pdcd5 gene encoding programmed cell death protein 5 isoform X1 has protein sequence MADEELEAIRRQRMAELQAKHGVVWSQMDGDPSNDQQGQQEAKQRETEMRNSILAQVLEQSARARLSNLALVKPEKAKAVENYLIQLARSGRLSAKVSEVGLIEILEKVSQQTEKKTTVKFNRRRVMDSDDEDDD, from the exons ATGGCAGACGAAGAGCTCGAGGCAATCAGACGGCAACGTATGGCCGAACTTCAGGCGAAACATGGG GTAGTATGGAGCCAGATGGACGGG GACCCTTCCAATGACCAGCAGGGACAGCAGGAAGCCAAGCAAAG AGAAACTGAAATGAGAAACTCCATTCTTGCTCAAGTTTTAGAACAGTCTGCCCGTGCCAGAT TGAGTAACTTAGCATTGGTGAAGCCAGAGAAAGCCAAAGCTGTGGAGAACTATCTCATCCAATTGGCCCGCTCTGGTCGCCTTTCTGCAAAG GTTTCAGAAGTGGGATTGATAGAGATCCTCGAGAAAGTCAGTCAGCAGACAGAAAAGAAGACAACTGTCAAG ttcaACAGACGGAGGGTGATGGACTCGGACGACGAAGATGATGATTGA
- the mvda gene encoding diphosphomevalonate decarboxylase, with protein MPEDNVQSLTVVTCTAPVNIAVIKYWGKRDEDLILPINSSLSVTLHQDQLKTTTTAACSRYFKEDRIWLNGKEDNINQPRLQSCLREIRRLARKRRSDGDPNADALGYSYKIHICSENNFPTAAGLASSAAGYACLVYTLSRLLGVDGELSEVARQGSGSACRSMYGGFVQWRMGEQEDGKDSVAEQVEAETHWPELRVLILVVSAERKPVGSTAGMQTSVETSALLKHRADSVVPGRMEEMISAIRQRDFAAFGELTMKDSNQFHATCMDTYPPIFYLNDVSRRVINLVHRYNHHYRETRVAYTFDAGPNAVIYTLQQHVAEFIQVVKHFFPPETNGEQFLRGLPVSPVSLSEELTRAIGMDPLPKGISYIISTKAGPGPRVVEDPSLHLLGPDGLPKKSA; from the exons ATGCCTGAAGATAACGTTCAGAGCCTTACAGTGGTGACATGCACTGCGCCGGTGAATATCGCTGTCATTAAATACT GGGGAAAGAGGGATGAAGATTTGATTCTACCAATCAATTCCTCTCTGAGCGTAACACTGCATCAAGATCAG TTGAAAACAACCACAACGGCAGCATGCAGCAGATATTTTAAGGAGGATCGAATATGGCTCAATGGGAAAGAGGACAATATCAACCAGCCCAGATTACAGTCCTGTCTCAGAGAAA ttCGGCGGCTTGCCCGTAAGAGACGCAGTGACGGCGATCCCAATGCAGATGCGCTTGGCTATTCATACAAAATCCACATCTGCTCGGAAAACAACTTTCCCACTGCTGCAGGCCTGGCCTCCTCTGCCGCAGGGTATGCCTGTCTGG TGTACACATTGTCGCGACTGTTGGGAGTGGATGGCGAATTGTCAGAGGTGGCAAGGCAGGGTTCAGGCAGCGCCTGTCGCAGTATGTACGGGGGCTTTGTGCAGTGGCGGATGGGGGAGCAAGAGGATGGGAAGGACAGTGTGGCTGAACAGGTGGAGGCAGAGACCCACTGGCCAGAGCTTAGAGTCCTCATCTTGGTG GTGAGTGCTGAACGAAAGCCGGTGGGAAGCACTGCAGGCATGCAGACGAGTGTTGAGACCAGCGCTCTCTTGAAG CATCGTGCTGACTCTGTGGTCCCAGGAAGGATGGAGGAGATGATCAGTGCTATCCGACAGCGGGACTTTGCAGCTTTTGGGGAGCTGACCATGAAAGACAGTAATCAGTTCCATGCAACCTGTATGGACACATATCCTCCAATCTTCTACTTGAATGATGTGTCACGACGTGTCATCAACCTGGTTCACCGCTACAATCACCATTACAGGGAAACTCGG gtgGCATACACTTTTGATGCAGGCCCTAACGCAGTGATCtacacactgcagcagcacGTGGCGGAGTTCATCCAGGTGGTCAAGCACTTCTTTCCTCCAGAAACCAACGGTGAACA GTTCTTAAGGGGTCTTCCAGTGAGCCCAGTATCCCTGTCTGAGGAGCTGACAAGGGCTATCGGGATGGATCCCCTGCCTAAGGGAATCAGCTATATCATCAGCACAAAG GCCGGTCCGGGTCCTCGAGTGGTGGAAGACCCCAGCCTTCACCTGCTGGGACCTGATGGGCTGCCCAAGAAGAGTGCCTGA
- the LOC118782156 gene encoding cytochrome b-245 light chain, which produces MGKIEWAMWANEQALAAGLILLTGGIVGVAGQFRDWEFAAYGVAAGVFICLLEYPRGKRNKGTSVERTGQYCLTVCVKAFGPVTSNYYVRAALHAALCVPGAFILPTVLGCVCLAIASLIYLAAAVRGEHWQPILPKTETRERVGESIKEPPQNPPPRPPAELRRKRPEDLEGAAYVNPISVTANE; this is translated from the exons ATGGGGAAAATTGAGTGGGCTATGTGGGCAAATGAGCAGGCTCTGGCAGCTGGACTCA TTCTCCTCACCGGCGGTATAGTTGGGGTAGCTGGTCAGTTCAGGGACTGGGAATTTGCTGCCTACGGGGT GGCTGCAGGTGTTTTCATCTGTCTCCTGGAGTACCCACGGGGGAAGAGGAACAAGGGCACTAGTGTGGAAAGGAC ggGTCAGTACTGtctaactgtgtgtgtgaaggcttTTGGCCCGGTTACCAGCAACTACTatgtcagagcagcactgcatGCTGC tctCTGCGTACCAGGGGCATTTATCCTGCCTACCGTTCTGggctgtgtctgtctggctaTTGCCAGCCTCATCTACCTGGCG GCAGCTGTACGTGGTGAGCACTGGCAGCCCATTCTGCCCAAGACAGAGACTCGGGAGCGAGTGGGAGAGAGCATTAAGGAGCCTCCCCAGAACCCCCCTCCTCGCCCACCAGCAGAGCTGCGCAGGAAACGACCAGAGGATCTAGAGGGGGCTGCATATGTCAACCCCATTTCTGTCACTGCCAATGAATAA